The Lonchura striata isolate bLonStr1 chromosome Z, bLonStr1.mat, whole genome shotgun sequence genome window below encodes:
- the LHFPL2 gene encoding LHFPL tetraspan subfamily member 2 protein, translated as MCHVIVTCRSMLWTLLSIVVAFAELIAFMSADWLIGKAKPSSSDEVDNRTGGPQEPYRPTLGIYGRCTRISHMQFSRRDTLCGPYAENFSEIASGFWQATAIFLAMGIMILCTVAFVSVFTMCVQSIMKKSIFNVCGLLQGIAGLFLILGLILYPAGWGCQKAISYCGPYASAYKLGDCSLGWAFYTAIGGTVLTFICAVFSAQAEIATSSDKVQEEIEEGKNLICLL; from the exons ATGTGTCATGTCATTGTAACGTGTCGGTCGATGCTATGGACTCTGCTGAGTATCGTGGTGGCTTTTGCAGAGCTCATTGCCTTCATGAGTGCAGACTGGCTGATTGGCAAAGCAAAGCCTTCAAGCTCCGACGAGGTGGACAACAGAACAGGGGGACCTCAGGAGCCCTACCGTCCAACGCTGGGCATCTACGGGCGCTGCACCAGGATCTCCCACATGCAGTTCTCTCGACGAGACACGCTTTGTGGTCCTTATGCTGAAAACTTCAGTGAGATTGCCAGTGGGTTCTGGCAGGCAACCGCTATTTTCCTAGCCATGGGAATCATGATTCTCTGCACCGTGGCATTTGTGTCTGTCTTTACTATGTGTGTGCAGAGTATaatgaagaaaagcatttttaatgtCTGTGGGCTGCTACAAGGGATTGCAG gGCTCTTCCTTATCTTAGGCTTGATACTTTACCCTGCAGGTTGGGGATGCCAGAAGGCGATAAGCTATTGTGGACCTTATGCTTCTGCTTACAAACTAGGAGACTGCTCCTTGGGCTGGGCTTTCTACACAGCTATCGGCGGCACTGTTCTGACATTCATCTGTGCGGTCTTCTCGGCGCAAGCTGAAATAGCCACATCCAGTGACAAAGTGCaagaagaaatagaagaaggaaaaaaccttaTCTGCCTCCTTTAA